ccagtacttgttgtgcagttgtctgtgatgttgttctagctggttgtgtatgtaggatattggtagaggcataattggctcgggtccatatgccggtgtttctgaacctttcctggccagttcatccgctgcatcgtttcctcttgatccactatgcccctttatccattgtactcttactttgttgccttctttgctcacttcagtgaggctccgatggcattcaagtataagctctgaggtaagtttgtcgctgcatagcgcttgtagtaccgatttactgtctgacagtattagtatggtttcgtgtttcacttgtcgtcttgtaatagcattgcaagcttctattattcctacacattcagcttggaataccgtattgtgttcaccaaggggttttgtgatgtgaatgttcaggtcctctgagaagacaccacatcctgtcccttcgtttgtttttgagccatctgtgaatattcttaggtttgtttggtttagtccttctttcggatcttctgttaaggatatggcgtaatctttccagaagatcatagtttttggtattttgtcgataggcgcttccagcatgggcatttttgagatcgtattttcatagatcttcttgtgcgatgagctgaaagatgtccataggtttagattcttcaaacgaagagctgtggcagccgcttctttctgtatgtacatgtgtagtggcaggagtcctagcattatttctagagctgcagtcggagtagttctcatgcagcccgttgcagccacacatgctagtctttgtgttttatttagttgtctattactgtggttagctgggtgcggggccaccatacaaccgcgccgtagctgatcattggcattattaccattttgtacagccatagtataatgtgaggggcaagtccccatcttttgcctaccatcctccggcattgccaaaaggctactgttgctttgttcagtttgttgtccaggtgtttgttccagttcagtttatcgtccaggattatgcctaggtactttacatcctttgaaagtgtcagttttgtgccaaaaagtgttggcatttcgtatgtacccagttttcgtttatgggtgaagagaattgtgtcggtcttttttgggtttaccgataggtcattctccttgcaccatttctctactatcttcagtgctgtctgtgtgagatcgcacagtgtgtttattactaggccgctgattagtattactaagtcatctgcgtaccctatggtcataaaatgtttgttgtttagttttgttatcaaatcgtTTACAACCAGGTTCCAAAGCAATGGTGAGAGTACTCCTCCCTGGGGGCATCCTCTCATGACTAGTGCCTGGTGATTTTGATTTTCTGTTAGTCTTATTATTCTCTGTCTTAGCATGTTCATTATCCATTCGATTATGAGCGGGTTGGTTCCATGTCTATGTAATGCTTGTTGAATGCTGCTGAAATTGGTCATGTCAAAGGCTCCCTCTATGTCGATGAAGGTGCCTAGACAGGAGTTTTTCCTCGCCAACGCATTCTCTATGTTGCTTACTACAGCGTGGAGAGCTGAGTCAGTTGATTTACCTTGACTGTAGGCGTGTTGGTTTGGAtgaatttctatgttttttagaGCCGTGTCCTTCAGCTCTCTGTCACATAGTCTTTCTAGTGTTTTTAGCATGAAGGACGTAAGGCTGATTGGTCTGAAAGACTTAGGATCTGAATAATCGGTTTTTCCTGGTTTTGGTAGGAAAATCACTTTCACTTCCCTCCATTTCTGTGGTATATATCTAAAGGCTATACAGCTGCACAGTAGattggataaatgttttattaatgtatGTCCTCCCCACTTTAGTAGGGCTGGGTAGATTCCGTCCGTTCCCGGCGATTTAAAGTTATCGAAACTATTTACCGCCCAGGTCGTTTTGCTATGTTCTGTTATGCGTTCTGCTGTCTTCCATTCTCTTTCAGTTGGATTGTAGTTCATTGTATGTTGTTCTGGGTCTTGCTCATTTACTACCTTGCATCCTGGGAAGTGGGTCTCAACCAGTAGCCTTTCTGTCTCCGCTGGGCTGCTGGTGGTGCTATTATCCTGTCTCCTCAGGGTGCCCAGTAGTTGCCTTGGTTGGTCTGCAAGGATTTTCCTTGTTCTGTTTGCCTGTGTTACATTGGATATGTTGTCGCAGAAATTCCGCCATGTGGCTGATTTTCTGTATCTTAGCCTTTTCTTATAGTCTGTTTTAGCTGTTTTGTACTTATCCCAGTCCTCTTCAGCTCTTGTGTTCATTGCTCTGTTAAGTAACCTTCTCATTTTTGTTCTCATTCGGTCCAACTCCGGTCCCCACCAGCTGTTGTTGTTACTGCTTTTTCCTCTAGCTGATAAGGTCGATAGTGGACATGTGTTTTCGTAGCTATcggtaatgtttttaataagtaaGTTTACCTGTTCCTCCAACTCCTTTGTATTGCtaggtctgtctgtgtgtgtgttattgtCTAGTTTACCTTCCAGAAGTTCCTTGTACGCCGGTATGTCCGTGCGTCTCGGGTTTCTTCTAGTTGTGGTAGTGTGTGTGTCGGCTGTCAGGTCGTACCGAATCCATCTGTGGTCGGAGCAGGATAGCTCATCCGACACGTGCCAGTTGGATATGTGTTGAGCTGCCAGTCCTGTGCTTAGAGTAATGTCAATTATAGTATTGCATCTACGAGTGACAAAGGTTGGTTTGGATCCTGTGTTTAATATATCTAGGTTAGTTGACATAAGGTATTCAACAATATCGTTACCTCTTTTGTTGTTGGTTTCCATTCCCCATAGGTTGTGATGGCCGTTGCAGTCTGCAGATATGACCAGCTCGAGCCTTTCTCGTTCGCAGTAGCGTATGAGGTTGTTCATCTCCACTGGAGGTGGTTCGTCCTCCGCCGCCATGTAGGTGGACGCCAGGACTATCTCCGGTAGACTTGAGTTTTGTGTTCTGAGGAGTTTTATGGCACACACGTCTCTGGAACAGAATTGAGTTAGTGGTTGTGCCATTATGTTACGGGATATGTATATACAGGATCTTGGTTTGTAATGTgtattataaactaaattacCTCCGGTGTTACAAAGGCCGTTTATGCGTGTGTTCCTGATCCACGGCTCTTGAATCAGGGCTATGGATGTTGGGTTAACCTCCAGCCATCTTCGAAGTTGAGCCGTTGCAGATTCGCTGTGCTGGAGGTTAACCTgagtgttggatctatatccccacgcaagcctatcaaaagaccggcatttataggcccgtgatatccaagaagatacaaataataataatgatgagaatctcgtgaaagccgagaaggacaagtccagtaagtacctagacttggctcacgagataaccgccgtgtgggatgttgattcgacgatcattgtcccgatagtcgtttcagcgaacggtctcataccgaagagtctcgaccaacaccttgagagactctcgctaggtggttggatcaagggtcagatgcagaaggcggtgatcttggacacggcgcggatagtccgccggttcctctctctgcggccctgaccaccggcagcttggaccctgccccgctgccggcggcaccctaggttaggtttgttataatgtgtttatatatttttttgtaatgttttgtaagtgtttttatattttacttttatactcatattgtaaaaagcctaacttaagaagaaagataaataaagagataataataaataaatatatttatattttatttttttattgctttactaaaaactaaaagcaACCACCGAGCAATGTCATGGCTCTACGAGAGTACGAGCACACTTTTCACATTAGCAAAATCATCATACGTTTGATggaagccatttttttaaagaagctAGAGTGTGTTTGCAGCATGGGTATTGCGGGtgcaaaattaataatttcgagactaatcaatataaaaaaacatatatttgagattttttaaattacggaAGTAAAACTATGGTACGTCCTCACGTAAGTCATAATAACACAGCGCCACTTGCACTtgccggggttaaccggttaaaccgttaacccagcatccaattgtactggtaaccatggtaacttaaggtttaagcagttaacccgggttagtggaatggtgcaagtggccctaagctAATAATACGGTTTAAAccgcgtatttttagtcactcgcgctaTCGTGATACTCATGCACTGAGAGTGTTTGAAAATGGAGTCCTGCACTCCCCgtaacggctcggccacgacttTGCGCGACTGGCAACGGCGGCGGCGACAAcgataggtgggaacgaaaggtccgatcgctgtgtaccgctccaacctatggttatcGCCGCTGCACCCAAGTAGCACAGATAGCTGTATAGCAGCCGAATAATGGAGTACGAATACGCTTGAAGCTGAATATAAAAGCTGTATAAGAGCAGTATCAGCGAGTTTTCAGCTCTTATAACTCTTAAATGGGCACAAATTAAGGCAGCTTTAAGTTCACATAGCTGCTTAAGAGCGTTGTAGCAGCAATTTAACGGAGTTAGAAGGGGTAACAGGAGTTATAAGAGCTGCATTTTAACTGGGTAAGAGACCACCAGTTACCCGTTATTCAGCAAATATTTAACATGTACGCCCTAATACCGGGAAAAGTTGACGTTGGGCTGAATAAAAGAGAATGCCGTCGCCAGTCGCGCAaagtcgtggccgagccgtaacATGTCGCGCGGGTGACTGAAAATGGCTCAACTGCACTTTACCTGGCGCGGATTTCAgggctcatatttttttttatataaagtaCTCATCATAAGGAATCTCCCCACCAAGTCTTATGGTGCGGAACCAcatagttttcgagaaaaaaaaaatgttaaagttcccatacaaatttccttcAACACGGCTCTGGCGCATTCAGTTGTCAAAACTGATCTACTCAGTTTAGGACAAGAAGTGTGACAAAAAGGGCGACGGGGGGCGAAGCTCCCCAAGAGGGGCCCGCATCAGAAAACAGACACCATAAGATAGTTATTTTTAAGGATAGGTTAGTTAGGTTTAATTTATCCCTCAGAGGGAAAGTAGAAGCCCCGCGATAGCGGAGCTTCGTCGACTGGTTACCAGCTCGTACTACTACTAACTACTTAAATACACGAAGGGCCTACACCTAACCTATCCAACTATCTTATGGTGTCTGTTTTTTAATGCGAGGGGCTTAGCTTAGTATTTAAAAAGTTGGATTGCCACTCGAGTTAAGTTTAATCGAGCGATCCTAGCCATCGTATCGGGTCGAAAGGCAAGGGTAATAGAAACTGAAATGTTGTGATGCAGCCAAAGATAAGGTTGCGGGCTTGCTCAATAATCTTGTTGAATCGTACCTGACTTTGGGTTAGGCTCATTTATGTTATCTTGATGAAATTTTGgccattattaatatttattttgcaattttttaatgtgcctttttatttgttttatgacttaaattttaatttaatttaatttaatttaaatatttttaaatgtacttacctattttatagttattttaattgtgctcgtgattttaatgtaaacatggatCTCGTTATctattaattgattgattgattgaaattaCGAGTTTTTAGAATGTATTGACCCAGCTTTACctatttgcaaaaaaatcacgtagatGTTCTGCCGCTTATTATCTTCGAATTGAATTAGCACAACATTCAtcaagtattattattattattatattattcgaCAGTATATCCATAATTTCATACTGATATTACTGATATGAGTAAGTAATTTACTATGCCTTTCAGTCTGTcggcctgttttttttttatataccacgtcggtggcaatcaagcatacgacttgcctgatggtaagcagttaccgtagcctatggacgcctgcaacaccagagatattacacgcgcgttgccaaccctttaaaaacctgtacactccttttttcttttttacggcTAAACTAATACTGAACTATAATCCTACCTTAATTGACCGAGcattttcttgaaaatttcGTGTGCaggttctataattgaatcgtttttttcgtcgatttaataaatttattcagtTTGAAGCCGTCATGAAGCcgtgctcgcgaggtctacagttcACAGGACCATTAGTTTCATAAGACCGTGTAGATAAGTATTAAGCCTACCGCATGTTTGTGCGTTTCCTCACAAGCTCTATTTGTTTGTGGATCTATTATCCGAATGTAATCAGCTGCAGCTCCGAGCTAATACTAATTGCACACTGCAGGCGTGTGAGTAATTCTTACCCCACTAACCGCCACCCCCCATATCCACTTACCCAGCTATTCCGGGACATCTTGTGTTTGCGCGGCGTCTTCAGCAATTTATAAGCAAATCCGATGGTTACTTTGTGTTTATTAGGGTTGGCTGATCTAAGTTGCTCGCTTGGGCGTTAAAGTGCATTTTTGATTACAAAATGTCAGTTTAATGTTTAGATTCAGATACATTTTTCAATAGCACAATTTTTATTAAAGGAAACAAAAATATGCACCCATAATGAGATGTTTCGTACCAAACTTGATTCACGAAACACTATCCGTTAGTATGGTATACAATGACTTCTCCGCTCTGCTGGATTACAAGTATTAAAACCAATACAATTTTTTGATTTCCGCACTCATCTCCGcatcagtggaaaggcagcgttattccaaatttcaaaccGATAGCGGAAGTACCTAGTTAGTATATTTAGCAGGGTGACGGACatacagagtcgcaccataaaggatgactcacgttagaccgggccggagcttccggcgcttcgttttctatggaaagcaatagcatagaaaagtaagcgccggaagctccggcccggacacggcccggtctaacgtgagtcatccttaacggtttcttttgtacctttttcGTACGAAACTCTAAAAAGCAAAGTCAAACACTTCCACTCGTTTTGAATAAGTAATACACAATTTGCCGTACATTTCATTTAACCAGCGGGCAAATTCGCGTCCGAATGCAGTTTAATTTCCTCCGGGGTCAGTTAGTATGTAGTATGTACGTCCGCGTGTTCACATTACGTTCAAAAGCTTTTGTGCATTCCACTAAATTGTCTATTTGTTCATATTTCAGATAATCTAGAAAAGCAATGAGGCAAAATATAGGTACAGGGTGATTCATGAGATGTGAACGAACCAACCCTAATACACACTCAGTAAATCGTTCACCATCGTATTTATACatacaacaataataaataattcaaaacatataaattcatttatttcagataaattCGATCCatattttacacaataaataatgaattattatttataagtattgcATACTGCATACTGCAACTGCAATAGCAACTGCTTATGCACACTATTGCATAAGCAGTTGCTATTTGGTGAATGGAGCTGTTGATGAAGACcagaattaattaataatttaaatattttacgtcTTAGAgttaattgtaattgttttgaGATGCACTATacatatatgtgacattttcaaccaaaaggcaccacattgtcgcttgtcaataaggttgatttcaaattgaagctatatggacatagcgccttattgacaaccggcaataagtacccttttgattaaatgattgaaaatgagtgcatcatttcgccgttaaacgcaagtttggcgaacctagtgtaagtttaaaatgtattatactttaaaaaataaaataaaataaaaagattcaGAATGCCACATATGTTCGGCATTTCCAACCGTTTAATGaagtggtttttttttctattaattattattgacgCGTAGTAGCAGCTACTATTGATGCCGACTGTACCAGCCGGACCCGATGCAAGATTCTGACTGTACCAGCCGGACGCGATGGAAAGAAAACACGCCGATATGAAAGTGCTCGATTGGAAATTTTTAATTGCGATTTCCACCGGACCGCCTTTAATTTTAAACGTGCGACGTAATCGCCCCTACCATGGGCATATCTCCATTTTTCCTGAATTGTTGGTCGTAATAGAAACGAAAGGTCAGAAGGGGACTAAcgcaaaattttagtttttattgaatttttacccATTTTAATCAACGGCAAATGCTATAAAAACAATCACACGAAAATagactatatttgcaagggcatGCTCCAACCAAAACTTTAAAAAGTTAAAGGAAAAAACTCACTAAAacgtctaattttcatttattttcagttgtatatCGTTACTCTGCGTACCTTAGCAATATAATTTTGGGTTGCGCCTGCGCCGCGTGACGGTCatttcttccgtcgcaagtttcgcgcggcgcgccatatatTATGTCCCCTTCTAAGTATAAGGAAATGCTAAACCATGGTTTCTCAAAATTTTTACCCATGCGTAATAGGTAGGTCAGGTCCCCctaatcaattaatcaatcaatttaatCAATCAAATCAATTCAATCAGTTCAATTCAATCAATCCATTCAATTTAAACAGACgttatcatggagactatataagaCGTTATGATGCAACAGAGTTTTGTTGCTTCTGTCAGAAATTCCGTGTCTGAATGCGCGGGATTGTATTTACGCccaacgaactagaataactatagaagTCAGACTAGAGCTCACAAATACCACTGGAGTaggcttttttttatactacgtcggtggcaaacaagcatacggcccgcctgatgttaagcagtctccgtagcctatgtacgcctgcaactccagaggagttacatgcgcgttgccgaccctaacactcctctccctcaagctctggcaaccttactcaccggcaggaacacaacactattagtagggtctagtgttattttgctgcggttttctgtaaggtggaggtacctccccagttgggctctgctctagatctggaatgacatccgctgtcctgtgccctaccacacaaagcgagatgtcattcacagtctTGCTCCATTTTTATGGTTTCgtgcctcaaaaggaaaaaacggaacccttataggatcactctgtCTGACatcctgtctgtctgtctgtccgtctgtctgtccatatgtcacagcccattttcttaaaaactactggaaatttgtgacccaaagacggacagtTAACGCAAAcagattaattttaaacatggagaccactcttggggggtaaatgagaaaattaaaaaatagattatttcgtgttacatatcaaatgaaagagctcattttgagaatcccaaataataaaaaaatgtgattttaagagaaatagttatttaagaaaatagacaaaaataaCCACTCGCACTtttccgggttttttttttcagatatatttatacatttatacatGTCCATATAGCTTTGATAGCCAactggatttttttatttcatgaaaataacATCGGTATATTCGCTATATGAATTTAAACGATAAATGTTCGCGCCAGCCAATCAAAACTTTGTTGA
This genomic interval from Cydia strobilella chromosome 9, ilCydStro3.1, whole genome shotgun sequence contains the following:
- the LOC134743937 gene encoding uncharacterized protein LOC134743937, with product MAQPLTQFCSRDVCAIKLLRTQNSSLPEIVLASTYMAAEDEPPPVEMNNLIRYCERERLELVISADCNGHHNLWGMETNNKRGLAAQHISNWHVSDELSCSDHRWIRYDLTADTHTTTTRRNPRRTDIPAYKELLEGKLDNNTHTDRPSNTKELEEQVNLLIKNITDSYENTCPLSTLSARGKSSNNNSWWGPELDRMRTKMRRLLNRAMNTRAEEDWDKYKTAKTDYKKRLRYRKSATWRNFCDNISNVTQANRTRKILADQPRQLLGTLRRQDNSTTSSPAETERLLVETHFPGCKVVNEQDPEQHTMNYNPTEREWKTAERITEHSKTTWAIT